ATGCTCAGGCAGCTACAATTACACAAGATACTCCTATTAATCAGATTTTTACAGATACAGCTCTAGCGGAAAAAATGAAGACGGTCTTAGGAAAAACGAATGTAACAGACACGGTCTCGCAAACAGATCTAGACCAAGTTACGACGCTTCAGGCGGATAGATTAGGGATAAAATCTATCGATGGATTGGAATACTTGAACAATTTAACACAAATAAATTTCAGCAATAATCAACTGACGGATATAACGCCACTTAAAGATTTAACTAAGTTAGTTGATATTTTGATGAATAATAATCAAATAGCAGATATAACTCCGCTAGCTAATTTGTCGAATCTAACTGGTTTGACTTTGTTCAACAATCAGATAACGGACATAGACCCGCTTAAAAATCTAACAAATTTAAATCGGCTAGAACTATCTAGTAACACGATTAGTGATATTAGTGCGCTTTCAGGTTTAACTAATCTACAGCAATTATCTTTTGGTAATCAAGTGACAGATTTAAAACCATTAGCTAATTTAACAACACTAGAACGACTAGATATTTCAAGTAATAAGGTGTCGGATATTAGTGTTCTGGCTAAATTAACCAATTTAGAAAGTCTTATCGCTACTAACAACCAAATAAGTGATATAACTCCACTTGGGATTTTAACAAATTTGGACGAATTATCCTTAAATGGTAACCAGTTAAAAGATATAGGCACATTGGCGAGTTTAACAAACCTTACAGATTTAGATTTAGCAAATAACCAAATTAGTAATCTAGCACCACTGTCGGGTCTAACAAAACTAACTGAGTTAAAACTGGGAGCTAACCAAATAAGTAACATCAGTCCCCTAGCTGGTCTAACCGCACTCACTAACTTAGAGCTAAATGAAAATCAGTTAGAAGATATTAGCCCAATTTCTAACCTGAAAAATCTCACATATTTAACGTTATACTTTAATAATATAAGTGATATAAGCCCAGTTTCTAGTTTAACAAAGCTTCAAAGATTATTTTTCTATAATAACAAGGTAAGTGACGTAAGCTCGCTTGCGAGTTTAACCAATATTAATTGGCTTTCGGCTGGGCATAACCAAATTAGCGACCTTACACCATTGGCTAATTTAACAAGAATTACCCAATTAGGGTTGAATGATCAAGCATGGACAAATGCACCAGTAAACTACAAAGCAAATGTATCCATTCCAAACACGGTGAAAAATGTGACTGGCGCTTTGATTGCACCAGCTACTATTAGCGATGGCGGTAGTTACGCAGAACCTGATATAACATGGAACTTACCTAGTTATACCAATGAAGTAAGTTATACCTTTAACCAATCTGTCACTATTGGAAAAGGAACGACAACATTTAGTGGAACTGTGACGCAGCCACTTAAGGCAATTTTTAATGCTAAGTTTCATGTGGACGGCAAAGAAACAACCAAAGAAGTGGAAGCTGGGAATTTATTGACTGAACCAGCTAAGCCTGTAAAAGAAGGTTATACATTTGTTGGGTGGTTTGATGCCCAAACCGGCGGAACTAAATGGAATTTCAGTACGGATAAAATGCCGACAAATGACATCGATTTATATGCGCAATTTAGTATTAACAGCTACACAGCAACGTTTGATAATGACGGTGTAACAACATCTCAAACAGTAGATTATCAAGGCTTGCTACAAGAACCTACGGCACCAACAAAAGAAGGTTATACTTTCAAAGGCTGGTATGACGCAAAAACTGGCGGTGACAAGTGGGATTTTGCAACTAGTAAAATGCCTGCTAAAAACATCACCTTATATGCTCAATATAGCGCCAATAGCTATACAGCAACCTTTGATGTTGATGGAAAAACAACGACTCAAGCAGTAGACTATCAAGGACTTCTAAAAGAACCAAAAACGCCAACAAAAGCCGGATATACTTTCAAAGGTTGGTATGACGAAAAAACAGATGGTAAAAAATGGGATTTTGCGACAGATAAAATGCCAGCAAATGATATTACGCTGTACGCTCAATTCACGAAAAATCCTGTGGCACCACCAACAACTGGAGGGAACACTCCGCCGACTACAAATAACGGAGGGAACACTACATCACCTTCCGCAAATATACCTGGAAGCAACACATCTAACACATCAACTGGGAATTCAGCTAGCACAACAAGTACAATGAACGCTTATGACCCTTATAATTCAAAAGAAGCTTCACTCCCTACAACTGGCGATAGCGATAATGCGCTCTACCTGTTGATAGGGTTATTAGCAGTAGGAACTGCAGTGGCTCTTACTAAAAAAGCACGTGCTAGTAAATAGAAGTAGTGTAAAGAGCTAGATGTGGTTTTCGGACTATATCTAGCCTTTTTTATTTTTTAATAACTAGAATCAAGGAGAGGATAGTGTGAAAGAAAAGCACAACCCAAGAAGGAAACATTGTTTAATCTCAGGTTTAGCCATTATTTTTAGTTTATGGATAATTATTGGAAACGGGGCGAAAGTACAAGCGGAGACTATCACTGTGCCAACGCCAATCAAGCAAATTTTTCCAGATGATGCTTTTGCAGAAACTATCAAAGACAATTTAAAGAAAAAAAGTGTGACGGATCTAGTGGCACAAAATGAATTAAATGGTATAGATCAAATCATTGCGAATAATAGTGATATTAAATCCATTCAAGGAATTCAGTATTTACCCAATGTGACAAAGTTATTTTTAAACGGGAATAAACTAACAGATATAAAGCCCTTAGCAAACTCGAAAAATTTAGGATGGCTTTTTTTAGACGAAAATAAAATTAAAGACCTAAGTTCGCTCAAGGATTTAAAAAAATTAAAATCACTTTCTTTGGAGCATAATGGTATAAGTGATATAAATGGACTTGTTCATTTACCGCAACTGGAAAGTTTGTATTTGGGAAATAATAAACTAACGGATATAACGATTCTTTCACGTTTAACTCAACTGGATACTTTATCTCTTGAAGATAACGAAATTAGTGATATTGTGCCACTTTCAGGTTTAACTAAATTGCAGAACCTATATTTAAGTAAGAATCACATAAGCGATTTAAGAGCGTTAGCAGGGCTTAAAAATCTGGATGTTTTAGAATTATTTAGCCAAGAATGTTTGAATAAATCTATTAATCATCAAACGAATCTAGTTGTTCCGAACACAGTAAAAAACATTGATGGGTCGCTTGTTACTCCAGAAATAATAAGTGATGATGGCGATTATGAAAAACCGAATGTCAAATGGCATTTACCAGAATTTATAAATGAAGTAAGTTTTGTTTTCTATCAACCAGTCACTGTTGGAAAAGCAAAAGCACGATTTCATGGGAGAGTAACCCAACCACTGAAAGAGGTTTACACAGTAAGTTATGATGTTGATGGAACGGTAATAAAAACAAAAGTAGAGGCAGGGACGCGAATAACTGCACCTAAACCTCCGACCAAACAAGGCTATGTTTTTAAAGGCTGGTATACTGAAAAAAATGGTGGACATGAGTGGAATTTTAGTACGGATTATATGTCCGGAAACGATTTTACTTTGTACGCGATGTTTAAAGCGGAAACGACTGAAAAAGCGGTGAACTTAACACGCTATGTTAAATATATTCGCGGGAATGCGGGAATCTACAAACTTCCAAGAGAAGATAACTCGCTTAAACAAGGAACGCTAGCCTCGCACCGCTGTAAAGCTTTAACTGTTGATAGAGAAGCGCGAAATGGCAGTGAATTATGGTACAGGTTAAAAAATATTGGCTGGACCAAAGCTGAAAATCTTTCCTTAGACCGTTACGATAAAATAGAATATGACAAAGGTGTTACTGCTTATGCAAGAGTAAAAAATGCGCCAGGGAATGCAGTTTGGACGAAACCATACAATACAGCCGGCGCAACCCTCGTGAACAAGCTTTCCGTCTACCAAGGTAAAAATATGCGAATATTGCGCGAAGCCAAAACACCAATTACTACGTGGTATCAATTTAGCATTGATGGTAAAGTAATTGGTTGGGTCGATACGCGTGCACTTAACACATTTTATAAACAAAGCATGGAAATACCAATCCAATTAACTCGATACGTCAGCGCAAATAAAGGAAATGAAGCATACTATAAAGTTCCGGTAGTAGATAGCCCAATCAAATGGGGAACTTTAACCAAGTATAAAAATCAAACATTAATTGTCGATCGAACAGCCACCGTTGAAGGTCAGCTTTGGTATCGGATAAGAACTAGCTCCACCTTCATCGGTTGGACAAAAGCTACGAATTTAAGTACGCAGAAATAACTGACAACTGACCAAGAAAAGAAGGCGACTCTTCGCCTTCTTTTCTTGTATAAATTGTGTCAATATGCAGATGTAAACAACAAATTAGTTTTCTAAGTGAACTAAAAGATTCACAAAAAGTACATTGATTTAAGCATTTTCGCATGATATTCTAAAAAGAAGTGAATGTTATTGTTTCACAATACATCCAGAGAAACGGAGGAGACATAATGAAACAAAAAGGAAACTGGAAATCTATTGTTGGTTTTGTATTTGGTCTTTTAATTATTGGAATCATTTTTGCGCTGATTAATTAATATTAGGGGGAAACATTATCAAAACCTACCAAGAACGACATCGGACTAATATAGGTGCAATGATTTTGGCACTTGTTATTTTACTAATCGGAGTTATGTTGATATTTGTTACTTTTAAAGTAAATGCTATGCCAACGACACCTACAGACATGGGGAGTTATCTCGATGTAACAGACTCAGTAAAACAACTTATAGTAATGGGGATTGGCGTTTGTGCAGCGCTATTTTTCATCGGAGGGCTTTTGCTTACAATCCGCGTGAAAAGCACCGTTTATGCGCGTTCTTTCCAACTCCATGAAAATGGGATTGAATCCTTATTCAAAGGGAAGTCAGAGGGGATTATTCCTTTCGAAAATATAGAAGAAATTCAAATGTTACGCGTTCCAGGACTAAAGCTCGTGAACAATCTGCTTTACCGCGCGGAAAATTCAAATGACTGGATTTATATACCTGCAAGAGTGGGCGAATCTGGAGAACTTCTAGAAAACTTTCTGACAAAAGTTACACCAAAATTAATTGCTACGAATAAGAAGGCGCTCAGTGAAAAAAATCAGCTAGCGTTTAATTTCTTAGCTCCTAGCGATTACAGAGCTTTTTACCAGAAATTGGATAAAAAACTAACCAATACCCCATTAAATACCCAAAAATCATCGCTGTTAGATCAATTACTAGCTGCAAATAATAAAAAAATCCTTGTTACCCAAGAAGGTGTTTCTTTGGACGGAACAATTCTTAACTGGGAAGACTTAACCGTAGAAGTTCATTATGATAAACACGATACAATTATCAAAAATGCGCAAAGAACGCATGAATTTGACTTTGTTTGCGTTCTTACAACGGAGAAATTAGGTCAAGTTCAATTACAAGGTAGCGCTATTTCTAATCAACTAGTACTTCTAGATATTCTAAAAGAAAAAGCAGCATCGTTTACTTCATTTCAACAATAAAAAAAGGAACTGATTCGCTAAAAACGGATCAGTTCCTTTTTTATTTGGCCTTATTTTACAAATATTTTTCGACAATTTCCATGTTCTGCGGTCTGTCTTTACTTTCCAATACAGA
The sequence above is drawn from the Listeria monocytogenes genome and encodes:
- the inlB gene encoding GW domain-containing class 2 internalin InlB, which encodes MKEKHNPRRKHCLISGLAIIFSLWIIIGNGAKVQAETITVPTPIKQIFPDDAFAETIKDNLKKKSVTDLVAQNELNGIDQIIANNSDIKSIQGIQYLPNVTKLFLNGNKLTDIKPLANSKNLGWLFLDENKIKDLSSLKDLKKLKSLSLEHNGISDINGLVHLPQLESLYLGNNKLTDITILSRLTQLDTLSLEDNEISDIVPLSGLTKLQNLYLSKNHISDLRALAGLKNLDVLELFSQECLNKSINHQTNLVVPNTVKNIDGSLVTPEIISDDGDYEKPNVKWHLPEFINEVSFVFYQPVTVGKAKARFHGRVTQPLKEVYTVSYDVDGTVIKTKVEAGTRITAPKPPTKQGYVFKGWYTEKNGGHEWNFSTDYMSGNDFTLYAMFKAETTEKAVNLTRYVKYIRGNAGIYKLPREDNSLKQGTLASHRCKALTVDREARNGSELWYRLKNIGWTKAENLSLDRYDKIEYDKGVTAYARVKNAPGNAVWTKPYNTAGATLVNKLSVYQGKNMRILREAKTPITTWYQFSIDGKVIGWVDTRALNTFYKQSMEIPIQLTRYVSANKGNEAYYKVPVVDSPIKWGTLTKYKNQTLIVDRTATVEGQLWYRIRTSSTFIGWTKATNLSTQK
- the inlA gene encoding class 1 internalin InlA, with translation MRRKRYVWLKSILVAILVLGSGVWINTSNGTNAQAATITQDTPINQIFTDTALAEKMKTVLGKTNVTDTVSQTDLDQVTTLQADRLGIKSIDGLEYLNNLTQINFSNNQLTDITPLKDLTKLVDILMNNNQIADITPLANLSNLTGLTLFNNQITDIDPLKNLTNLNRLELSSNTISDISALSGLTNLQQLSFGNQVTDLKPLANLTTLERLDISSNKVSDISVLAKLTNLESLIATNNQISDITPLGILTNLDELSLNGNQLKDIGTLASLTNLTDLDLANNQISNLAPLSGLTKLTELKLGANQISNISPLAGLTALTNLELNENQLEDISPISNLKNLTYLTLYFNNISDISPVSSLTKLQRLFFYNNKVSDVSSLASLTNINWLSAGHNQISDLTPLANLTRITQLGLNDQAWTNAPVNYKANVSIPNTVKNVTGALIAPATISDGGSYAEPDITWNLPSYTNEVSYTFNQSVTIGKGTTTFSGTVTQPLKAIFNAKFHVDGKETTKEVEAGNLLTEPAKPVKEGYTFVGWFDAQTGGTKWNFSTDKMPTNDIDLYAQFSINSYTATFDNDGVTTSQTVDYQGLLQEPTAPTKEGYTFKGWYDAKTGGDKWDFATSKMPAKNITLYAQYSANSYTATFDVDGKTTTQAVDYQGLLKEPKTPTKAGYTFKGWYDEKTDGKKWDFATDKMPANDITLYAQFTKNPVAPPTTGGNTPPTTNNGGNTTSPSANIPGSNTSNTSTGNSASTTSTMNAYDPYNSKEASLPTTGDSDNALYLLIGLLAVGTAVALTKKARASK